From the genome of Bos taurus isolate L1 Dominette 01449 registration number 42190680 breed Hereford chromosome 2, ARS-UCD2.0, whole genome shotgun sequence, one region includes:
- the ITGA6 gene encoding integrin alpha-6 precursor: MAAAGRLWLLYLSVGLLPRLGTAFNLDTREDNVIEKTGDSGSLFGFSLAMHWQLQPEDKRLLLVGAPRAVALPLQKANRTGGLYSCDITSRGPCTRIEFDNDADPSSESKEDQWMGVTVQSQGPGGKVVTCAHRYEKRQHVNTKQESRDIFGRCYVLSQNLRIEDDMDGGDWSFCDGRLRGHEKFGSCQQGVAATFTKDFHYIAFGAPGTYNWKGIVRVEQKNNTFFDMNIFEDGPYEVGGETDHDESLVPVPANSYLGFSLDSGKGIVSKDEITFVSGAPRANHSGAVVLLKRDLKSAHLLPEHIFDGEGLASSFGYDVAVVDLNKDGWQDIVIGAPQYFDRSGEVGGAAYVYINQQGRWNNVKPIRLNGTKDSMFGIAVKNIGDINQDGYPDIAVGAPYDGKGKVFIYHGSANGINTKPTQVLEGKSPFFGYSIAGNMDLDRNSYPDVAVGSLSDSVTIFRSRPVINIQQTITVTPNRIDLRQKTLCGAPSGICLKVKACFEYTAKPTGYNPSITIVGTLEAEKERRKSGLSSRVQFRNQGSEPKYSQELTLNRQKQKACMEETLWLQENIRDKLRPIPITASVEIQEPSTRRRVNSLPEVLPILNSNEPKFVHTDVHFLKEGCGDDNICNSNLKLEYKFCTREGNQDKFSYLPIHKGVPELVLKDQKDIALEITVTNSPSNPKNPTKDGDDAHEAKLIATFPDTLTYSAYRELRAFPEKQLSCVANQNGSQADCELGNPFKRNSSVTFYLILSTTEVTFDTTDLDINLKLETTSNQDNLASITATAKVVIELLLSVSGVAKPSQVYFGGTVVGEQAMKSEEDVGSLIEYEFRVINLGKPLKNLGTATLNIQWPKEISNGKWLLYLVKVESKGLEKITCEPQGEINFLKLTEAHNSRRKREIAERQTDDGRKFSLFSERKYQTLNCSVNVNCVNIKCPLRGLDSKASVVLRSRLWNSTFLEEYSKMNYLDILVRASIDVIAATENIKLPNAGTQVRVTVFPSKTVAQHSGVPWWIILVAILAGILMLGLLVFLLWKCGFFKRNKKDHYDATYHKAEIHAQPSDKERLTSDA; encoded by the exons ATTGCTCGTGGGGGCTCCCCGTGCAGTGGCCCTTCCACTGCAGAAGGCCAACAGAACAGGAGGCTTGTACAGCTGCGACATCACCTCCCGGGGGCCGTGCACGCGAATTGAATTTGATAACGACG CTGACCCTTCATCGGAAAGCAAGGAAGATCAGTGGATGGGAGTCACTGTCCAAAGCCAGGGTCCAGGCGGCAAAGTTGTG ACATGTGCTCATCGATATGAAAAAAGACAACATGTTAATACGAAGCAGGAATCCCGAGACATCTTTGGAAGGTGCTACGTCCTAAGTCAGAATCTCAGGATTGAAGATGatatggatggaggagactggagtTTTTGTGATGGCCGGTTGAGAGGTCATGAAAAATTTGGTTCTTGCCAGCAAGGTGTAGCAGCTACTTTTACTAAAGACTTCCATTACATTGCGTTTGGAGCCCCAGGCACTTACAACTGGAAAG gGATTGTTCGTGTAGAGCAAAAGAATAACACTTTTTTTGACATGAACATCTTTGAAGATGGGCCTTATGAAGTTGGTGGAGAGACTGACCATGATGAAAGTCTAGTTCCTGTTCCTGCTAACAGTTATTTAG gcTTTTCTTTGGACTCGGGGAAAGGTATTGTTTCCAAAGATGAGATCACTTTCGTGTCTGGTGCTCCTAGAGCCAATCATAGTGGAGCGGTGGTTTTGCTTAAAAGAGACCTGAAGTCTGCGCACCTTCTCCCTGAGCACATATTTGATGGGGAAGGGCTGGCTTCTTCATTTGGCTATGACGTAGCAGTGGTGGACCTCAACAAAGACGG GTGGCAAGATATAGTTATTGGAGCCCCACAGTATTTTGATAGAAGTGGAGAAGTTGGAGGTGCAGCGTATGTCTACATTAACCAGCAAGGCAGATGGAATAACGTCAAGCCGATTCGTCTTAATGGAACCAAAGATTCTATGTTTGGCATTGCAGTCAAAAATATTGGTGATATTAATCAAGATGGCTACCCAG ATATTGCTGTTGGAGCACCCTATGATGGTAAGGGGAAGGTTTTTATCTATCATGGATCTGCGAATGGAATAAATACCAAACCAACACAG GTTCTTGAGGGTAAGTCACCCTTTTTTGGATATTCAATTGCTGGAAACATGGACCTTGATAGAAATTCCTACCCTGATGTTGCTGTTGGTTCTCTCTCAGATTCGGTGACTATTTTCAG ATCCCGGCCTGTGATTAATATTCAGCAAACCATCACAGTAACACCCAACAGAATTGATCTCCGTCAGAAAACGCTCTGTGGGGCGCCTAGTGGGATATG CCTCAAGGTTAAGGCCTGTTTTGAATATACTGCTAAACCCACCGGTTACAATCCTTCAATAA CCATTGTGGGCACTCTGGAggctgaaaaggaaagaagaaaatctggGCTGTCGTCAAGAGTTCAGTTTCGAAACCAAGGTTCTGAGCCCAAGTATTCGCAAGAGCTCACTCTGAACAGACAGAAACAGAAGGCGTGCATGGAAGAAAccctctggctccag GAAAACATCAGAGATAAACTGCGTCCCATTCCCATAACTGCTTCAGTGGAGATCCAGGAGCCAAGCACTCGGAGGCGAGTGAATTCGCTTCCAGAAGTTCTCCCAATTCTAAATTCAAATGAACCCAAGTTTGTTCATACAGAT GTGCACTTCTTAAAAGAGGGATGTGGAGACGACAACATATGTAACAGCAACCTTAAGCTAGAGTATAAATTTTGTACCCGAGAAGGAAATCAGGACAAGTTTTCTTATTTACCAAT TCACAAAGGTGTACCAGAACTAGTTCTAAAAGATCAGAAGGACATTGCTTTAGAAATAACAGTGACGAACAGCCCTTCTAACCCAAAGAATCCCACCAAAGATGGTGACGACGCTCACGAAGCTAAACTCATTGCCACTTTTCCAGACACTCTGACTTACTCTGCATATAGAGAACTGAGGGCTTTCCCT GAGAAGCAGTTGAGTTGTGTTGCCAACCAGAATGGCTCACAAGCAGACTGTGAGCTTGGGAatccttttaaaagaaattccagT GTtactttttatttgattttaagtaCAACTGAGGTCACCTTTGACACCACAGATCTGGATATTAATCTGAAGTTGGAAAC AACAAGCAATCAAGATAATTTGGCTTCAATTACAGCTACAGCAAAAGTGGTTATTGAACTGCTTTTATCGGTCTCCGG GGTTGCTAAACCTTCCCAGGTGTATTTTGGAGGTACAGTAGTTGGTGAGCAAGCGATGAAATCTGAAGAGGACGTGGGAAGTTTAATTGAGTACGAGTTCAGG GTAATTAACTTGGGCAAACCTCTTAAAAACCTCGGCACAGCAACCTTGAATATCCAGTGGCCAAAAGAAATTAGCAACGGCAAATGGTTGCTTTATTTGGTGAAAGTAGAATCAAAAGGATTGGAAAAAATAACTTGTGAGCCACAGGGTGAAATAAACTTCCTGAAACTAACG GAGGCTCACAACTCAAGAAGGAAACGAGAAATTGCCGAAAGACAGACAGATGATGgcagaaaattttctttattttctgaaagaaaatatcaGACCCTT AACTGCAGCGTGAACGTGAACTGTGTGAACATCAAGTGCCCGCTGCGAGGGCTGGACAGCAAGGCCTCCGTGGTCCTGCGCTCGAGGTTATGGAACAGCACGTTTCTGGAG GAATACTCCAAGATGAACTACTTGGACATTCTCGTGCGGGCTTCCATTGATGTCATTGCTGCCACCGAGAATATCAAGCTGCCCAACGCAGGCACTCAG GTTCGCGTGACTGTGTTTCCCTCAAAGACtgtagctcaacattcaggagtACCTTGGTGGATCATCCTAGTGGCCAttcttgctgggattttgatgcTTGGTCTATTAGTATTTTTACTGTGGAAG